tcataacttttcttccaaggagtaagcgtcttttaatttcatgccaaCATTTATTAATTACCTGTAACTATTTCCACATAGTGGGgtcattcctggtggctcagtgataaagaatccactggccaatgcaggagacatgggtttgattgtgggttgggaagatcctctggaggaggaaacggcaacctgctccagtcttcttgcctggcaaattccatggatagaggagcctggcaggctacagtccatggggttgcaaagagccggacgtgacttagtgactaagcaacaacttTCACATAGATTATCTGTTTTATCCTTCAGAGCAGTCCTACAGTCTAGACATTATTTTTacctatattttgaaaataaggacACTAAAATTTGGAGAAATTAGGAAATTTGCCAAAGATCATACATCCAAGCAAGAAGCATGAAATTTGAATTAGGATCCAAATTAACATTAGGTATTTAATATGTACTTAGGCATTGTAATAAACAACATTTTTGTACCATCTCATTTGAATTCAAGAGGCAAGTGCCTATAATTGGCCCTTGGGAGGAGATTTTTAAAAGGCCATGTTTCCAGCTTTTGGAAATTCATCATCCAGTACCTCCCTCTAAGTTAAGGAGCAAAATAAAGCAAGGCTGTCAAAtccttccccccacccttccAGCCCCAGGGTTTTGAGAGCTTCCGGcttaaaagaatgaagaggcaaCCATCCATGTGCACCCATGTCACATAAACATCATTTTTCATCCAGAATGGAAAAACTGCTATGTGGACCTGCCAGGTAGTTTTAGTTAAGTTTATAATTTCCTCCCACCTCTTttagaacaaatattttatgagaaaacaaggagagaaaaattGTGTAGATAATTTTCAACTGGGTATGaaattgcctttttgttttccAAGTGGGAGAGGAAATTTAATATCTCAAGTTGATTTCGACTGCGGAAGCAAAAAAATAACCTGGGGAAAGATAAAAGTTTTCCTGAAACTGAGACTTAAAAAAACATGATGGAATCAGTTCCGGATGGTTCATTTCCAACAAAAAACTAAAGAGGCATCATGGGAAAAATATTACATACTGCACATATTAGTAAGAATCAATAATACACAATTCAGGTAAAAAAGACTGTTTCTACCGCATGTTTTCAAGAGAAGCTAGAACATCAGAGTCATCCCAAAAGAATAAATTAAGtgaatcattaaaattaaaaaaattatcataatACCATACCTATTATATGGCAGAGTCTTAGAATCTGCTGAAACTAGGGATTATTCTCTTCTCTGGCTAGGCAATGAGATTAAAGTTTCAGGTTGCTGAAAATAGAAAGTAACCAGAGGATCAGtactgtttcttaacttcctttcAGAGAGAATGTAGagaatatttatgtattattcatTGTTTATAGCTTTAAGttgaaggtgggatttctctgaGCTGGTTTGACGTATGAAGCAGGGCACcgaaagccagtgctctgtgataacctggaGGTatagggtggagagggaggtgggagggggcttcagcaTGGAGAGGTCCTATGATGGAGTCAtactgatatatggcaaaaaccatcaaaatactgtaaagtaattatcctccaattaaaatacataaataaatattttttaaaaagatttctgcCTCCATAATTACAAGAGAAcagattttgttgttttaagccatccagtttgcTCATTTGTTATGGAAACTAACGTAAGTTTTTCACAAGGAAATTTGCATGTTTTATGTCCATTTCTGGAAGGACTCATAAACTCTAGTGTAAATGGCTTAAAGACAACTgttaccagttttaaagttatcAAGAGAAGGATTTACATGGTGATGTAACAATTCCTGGTGATTTTCCCAATGGTTCCCCTTAACAGCCAGGCACTATCTCTGTCCCCCAAAGACTTTTGAAGTCTCTATGGGTGAAGTAGATGCAAAGTCAAATAATGAAAATGTAGAGGTACAGTGTGTGTTTGCTAAGTCTACCTACACTTAACCTCTCACCAATGAACTcattctatttccttttaaatcATAAGCTGCAAATACCCACATCACGCGGAATGTGCATGCTGAATGCTACAGGGTTAGAAAGCcactttccaatgagtctgcccACTTCTGCTCCTACCAGTGAAAATTGTACATCTGACAATGTCACTTGTGTCTGTTCTCAAACCTGTTTATGCCAGTTGAACTTGTCACTGTGCTTTCACAATTTAGTTATTAAGTAAACCAATGTAATAGTGTGGgaaaaaagtttgttctttaaaaGCTACAATTATATTTTTCAAGACCCCATGTTTGAATGCATAACTATAAAAAGATTATAAAGAAGTAATTTGCACTCAGATAGCTTCACAAGTATCTCTTGCGtgcatgataagtcacttcagttgtgtccaactccttgcgatcccatggactgtagcctgccagactcctttgtccatgcgattctccaggcaggaatactagagtgggttgtcattcctttctccaggggatcttcctggcccaaggattCATAGAACCtatgtctctcctgcattggcaggtaggttctctaccactagcgccacccaggaagcctcattttcctcttaaaagaatgaaattttgagaAAGCTTAGCTGATGGTTGGGAAGTGTACTTTATGGTAGCAATATGATGCAGAACTCTAATCTGGAGGCCATGTACAAAGGAAAGGCTGTGGCAAAAGGCTGTGCCACTCAACAGACTGGCAAACAAGCATGTAGCTGtttcaggttaaaaaaagaaactttaaggtATTATGGtatactttttatactttttcatgACTGGTTTAACTTTCCTTTGAAATAGatttatttagatataatttatatactacCCTGTTCATATTTATGAAGTATACAATTTAATCTTTAACTGACGTTTTCAATGTATTGCTTGGTTATAGATATAGACTGCATCTATGAATGAGCTTCTCCTGTACAAACAAAATGCTACAAGAAGTTGTTGATGTGCTTGGTGAGGGGATGGGGCTACAAGGAAGGTTTTATTTGagcttaaaaaaaagtatatagaGAGAACAATATTCTAAATAGAAGAAATAGTTTATGTAAAGTGATGATCCTATGGTGTTCCAAGGAACAGCCTTTAGTTTGAGTGGTTTGGTAATAGGGAAgtcatttttttcaaatctaaTCATGCATCTGAATCATCTGtagagattaaaacaaaacaaaaagcaaagcgAAACAGGCTGAGACTTGACTCCTTGAGTTTCTGATTCAGATGTGTATCTGGAGGTGGTAGAGGGGGGTGGTCTCTGCATTTCTGGTTTTTAAAGTTCTACATGTAGTTCTGATGTGCAGCCAGGATTGAGAATCACTGGAGTGGGGGAATGCGGATGAGATGAGTGTCAGATCAGGCCatagtccaggaccagatggtgaAAGGAAATGGGTTTATAAATACAATATAATGACAAACTttctcttccctgatggcttctctattttgaaatatttcttttttagctTGTTTACTGTTACATGACAGGAAATAAATGCCCACCATCGTCTATAAAAACACATAAATGTTTTAACCCAGCTTTGTAACTAAAGCTTGGGGCAGAGCGGATCCGCTGCAACGTTTACCACTCAGTGTTCTTAATAAATGtccagaaaaataatgaaaatacagttttcgggaaaaaaaatctgccagaACTGAAGAGTGGGTTAACTGGTGGGTGGATTGGGGACCCCATTCTCTAAACAGAATAGCAGCAGTCTCAGTTCCCAGTGCTCTTCTAAACTCCCAGATTGCTGAGATTCTTTCAGGGAAACATTCTTCAGAACTTATCATGTGAGCAACTGTCAGAAAAAAGGGACCCCTCCTTCCATCATAACCAGTGCCACAGGAAGCACCTTGGCTCCTACGCTTTGACGGTTGGAGATATTTTCCCTTTGGCCACAGCATCTGccatctaaaataaataaatgttacgcTCTTTGAGGGGAGAAAGGGGAtgctcatttacatttttatcacaACTCTTAAGGTCAGTGCCTTCTAATTTTCTATGCTTGGCCCATAATTTTATAAGGACATCGGTTTATCCACACACGTGAAGGAGCTATGAAGTCTAGTCAGAAAGTTAGGCGGGATCAGCGAAAAAGGCAAAGGAGGGTTCAGCCACCTAACTTGTTCAGAGGACAGGAAACagggaaagatgaaagaaaaaaaaaatctgcctcagGAGGCGCAGTACGTGAACTTGGACGAGACACAGTGTCAAGTGCTAACGTAAGGAGGTTCTCGGGCCAGGGCTCTGAGGATGAGTCTGGGGGACCCGAGCGCGCCGAGCGCGGACGCAGGAGAGGGCGTCGTCGCGCGTCGTCGCCCGGCGAGGGAAGCGGCCGCCGCCGGCCCCTCAGCCGCTCCGCCGCGCGCCCGTCGGGAGGCCGGCCCGGCTCCCTCACGGCCCGCCCGCCCCTCACCCGCCCCGCCTCCTGCCCGGCCTCCCGCCCGCGGACCTGCCTATAGCTCCGCTCGGCCCGGCCGCTGCTCGGTTCCCGTTCCTCTTCCAGGAGCCGCGCGGCAGGTACGAGCTGGACCCGGAACTGCTGACGGTTCCCGGCGCTCGGGCGCATCTGCCCCCCGGGTCGCTCCCGCcccccgctccccgccccccggccccccgGCCCGGCCTCCGCAGCCGTCGGGCGGATGCGGAGCGGGTGCCCCGTCCGCAGTCAGGCGGGTGCAGCGGCTGAGGCGGGACGGGCGCCGCCCTCACAGCGGCGGGGACCCGGCTGAGGGCTGCGGGGCGCACGCTCGCGGCCTCTGGGTCTCGTTCACGCTCAGGACCGGGGCCGGTAGACGCCTCAGAGCTCGAGCTCGCAGCCGAGCGTGCAACCGAAAGTGACGGAGGACGGCCTCGAGTGTGCGCCGGACGGTCAGAAAGGCCCGCAGGGGCGGCAGGAGTCGGGGCGAGGGGTTAGGGGGGGCAGAGGCTGACGCCGGAGGGGTCACCAGAGACAGAGCGGCAGCCCGGAGGGGCGGGCAGGGGCTGAGGTAAGAAAGTGTAGTGGGGGAGTGTGGCGAGCGGGGGGTGGCGGGAGTGATGAGGGTGGGGGGGGGTGCTCACGTGATCCAAGTGGCCGTTGCTTGCCTGATCATTGGACTTAGGAAGGGACCGAGTGCCAAGAGCTAATGTAACGAGGTGTTGCCATACCTGTGAATCCTGGAGGCAAAACCTCTTGGTCATCTCTGCTCTTAACCTTCAaaacggatttttttttttaaattgaagtacagttaatttacaatattaattTTGGGTTCAACATGGTGAGtcaacatttttataaattatacgcCATTTAAGGTTATTCTCAAATACTGGCTGTATTCTCTGTGGTGTACAGTATATCCGTGTAGCTTAttgattttataaatagtagtttgtatcttaaTCCCCTTACCCCTGTcttgcccctccccaccttccctcaACCTGCTGGTAACCGCTcatacctgtgagtctgtttctgggggggggaaaaaatacaatttttctgagaaaaaaaaattaaaaaaaattttaattttaaatacaactccatttaattttattgatcttaaGGCCCAGgtattaagatcatggcatctggccccatcacttcatgggaaatagatggggaaactggaaacaacgtcaaacttttttggggggctccaaaatcactgcagatggtgattgcagccatgaaattaaaagacgcttactccttggaaggaaagttatgaccaacctagatagcatgttgaaaagcagagacattactttgccaacaaaggtctgtctagtcaaggctatggttttagtggtcatgtatggatgtgagaggtggactgtgaagaaagctgagcgccaaagaattgatgcttttgaactgtggtgttggagaagactcttgagagtcccttagactacaaggagatccaaccagtccatcctaaaggagatcagtcctgggtgttcattggaaggactgatgctaaagctgaaactccaatactttggccacctcatgcaaagactcattggaaaagatcctgatgctgggagggattgggggcaggaggaaaaggggacgacagaggatgagatggctggatggcatcaccaactcaatgcacatgagtttgggtgaactcctggagttggtgatggacagggaggcctggtgccctgcgattcatggggttgcaaagaatcggacaggactgagcgactgaactgaaggtccagGTATTTCGTAGGAAGGGATGTGACCTAACAAGCCTGTCATGTCAGGATTAATGATATATCAATGATACGTTGACACCCTGTAATTAAAAAACAGGACTTCCTCTAAGTCAATAAGTAATTGCCTGCTTAAAATTAattatctgaaaacaaaacaaaacctgttgTTCTACTGGAAAGATGTAAAGTACATTCACAAAATGAATTAAGAGCTGGTTTTGCTTTCATTGGCATGGTTCTCTTCTGATAAATAGTGGATTAGCTTTTCTGGGAGGAGTCCAGGCTCACTATTCTGGTTACATTTTTAAATCAATGTAATTCTTCTTTTTACCCATCCACAAGTTTCTGTGTAATTCTAACTATATTGATATAATTTTGCATTCTTACTTATGCTAATTTTTCTTTACAGGTGAATTTTGGGGGACACATAAACTTCTTTGAAGAACTTTGTACAGAATTGAAGGATGGCAGAAGCCGTGTTGATTGATCTCTTTGGTTTGAAACTGAACTCTCAGAAAAACTGTCATCAGACATTATTAAAGACATTGAATGCGGTCCGATACCACGATGGTGCCAAGGCCAAGTTCTTTTGCATAATGTGTTGTAGTAACATCAGCTGTGACCATGATAATTGTGAATTAGAAACAGGCAATGGATTATCAGCTCTCTTGAGAGAATTTGAGATTGTTAGCAATCCCAGCATGGCTGCCTCTTTGTATACAATTAAACAAAAAGTTGATGAAAAAAATTTGAGTTGCATTAAGGTAATTGTGCCTGTGCACCGGAAGACATTAATGAAGGCTTTCATTGATCAACTCTTTACTGATGTTTACAATTTTGAGTTTGAAGATCTACAGATGACTTTGAAGGGAGGTCTTTTGAAACAGTCTACTGAAGTAAACATAATCACATCTCAAGAACTAGAAGCAATCCAGAATGAAATAGAAACATATTTGAGAAGTTTGCCAGCACTGAAGGGAGAATTAACCATTATCACATCTCCTTTGATCTCAGGTATGTTAAACACTATCAGTAGTTTTACTTGAATATGAAAAGCCAGTCTTTCTTTACAGGTCGTTCACtgcttttccttgtttcttttgtAGACTGGTGTGAGATTATGTGTTCCTTAGCATCAGTTACAACATGGGAGTGTCATGGACAGCCTTATAGAGTCACGAGTGTGAAGGGATAGTCCCTTCAAAGCTACTCTAAATAAATTCGCTTTATGCAAATTTAGCTTTAAGACAAATCCCCCAGCCTTGGTTTTAAATGAGATTTATGACCCTAAGCATTTCCTACTTAGAAATTCTGAAACCTTAACTCCGTAGTGCCTTCACAGAAGAGTGAAATTTAAAACAGTTGATCTCACTTATTAGTAAAAGGATATTTACTGTGAGCTATATGCTATTGGGATAACAAAAACTAATGGGGAAAAGATACCCTTTGAGAAGCACTAATCCCACGGAGAAGgtaaaacaaactcaaaacatTGTGTCATAAGAACAGATGACGCTATAAAGAGCTGTAGAAATTAGAAGCTGGATAAACTAAGGCAGGGTGAGATTATTAGGGAAAGTCTTAAGGAGAGACTGGGTTTGTAAGGCTTTATAGTCTTTTGTACAGCCTGGTTTTAATCTTCATTGTTTAATCTTCATTGTTTATCCTCAACAGATACTTTCATACATGGATTTACTACAAGAACAGGTGGGATATCTTACATACCAACTCTTAGCTCATTCAATCTCTTCAGTAGTTCCAAACGGAGAGATCCCAAGGCAGTTGTTCAAGAAAATCTGCGTAGGTTGGGGAAGGCTGCAGGATTTAATGCGAATAAATTTTACCAAATAAAGGTAcgattttgtttcatattttggaAGATTTAAAGTATATTCTTGACTCTGCTAATGACTATATGGACTTTAAATAAGCTATTTAATATTTGCATCTAATGTTTTATCTAAAACTTAGGATGATGtttgtgattatttttcttaGAGATACATATCATATTCTAAAGATCAATTCTCtgatataatacacacacacacacacacacatctggaaCTCCTTACATCTAAAAGTAcagttgttttttagtcactaagttgtgtccgattcttgtgagcccgtggactgtagcccaccaggctcctctatctatgggatttcccaggcaagaatactggagtgggttgccatttccttctccaggggatcttcctgacccagggatcaaacctgagtctcctgcattgataggtgagtgtttttttttttttttttttgtttttttaccactgaaccatgagGAAAGCCCCAGAGTATAGTACCACTGCCTTTTTGATTTAGAGGTAAGTTTCCTGAATGGTGGGAGAGAAAAGCCATTGTTTTCTATATCAACACTAGGAGGAACTAGGGTAAACCTGATCATTGTTTCTTACAGAATTCCAGATTTCTCTGACTCtaggaaaagtaaaaatattattgatttggaaatttaatttctttcagtcaATTAGTACTTTGTGGAAGGTACTGCTATTAGGTttagaccctaatgctgagaaagattgagggcaggaggagaagagggtgacagaggatgagatggttggatggccatcaactcaatggacattagtttgggcaaattccaggggataatgaaggacagaaaagacTGGTATGCTGCCGTCCACGAAAtcaaagagagttggacacaactgagcgactgaacaactactgCAGTTAGAGATTTACCAATCTCTAGTGAGGGGTATTCATGATGGATGgactattttgaatttttttaaatttatttttaattgggggagatctcttcaagaaaattagagataccaagggaacatttcatgcaaagatgtgttcgataaatgacagaaatggtatggacctaacagaagcagaagatattaagaagagatggcaagaataccgagaagaactgtacaaaaaagatcttcatgacccagataaccacgatggtgtgatcactcacctagagccagacatcctggaatgtgaagtcaagtgggccttagaaagcatcactatgaacaaagctagtgggagtgatggcattccagttgagctatttccagtcctgaaagatgatgctgtgaaagtgctgcactcaatatgccagcaaatttggaagactcagcagtggccacaggactggaaaaggtcagttttcattccaatcccaaagaaaggcaatgccaaagaatgctcaaactaccacacaattgcagtcttctcacacgctagtaaagtaatgctcaaaattctccaagctaggcttcagcaatacgtgaaccatgaacttccagatgtgcaagctggttttagaaaaggcagaggaaccagagatcaaattgctaacatctgctggatcatccaaaaagcaagagagttccagaaaacatctatttctgctttaatgactatgccaaagcctttgactatgtgggttacaataaactgtggaaaattctttaagagatgggcataccagaccacctgacctgcctgttgagaaacctatatgcaggtcaggaagcaacagttagaactggacatggaacaacagactggttccaaataggaaaaggagtccatcaaggctgtatattgtcaccctgcttatttaacttatatgcagagtacatcatgagaaacactgggctggaagaagcacaagctggaatcaagattgctggaagaaatatcaataacctcagatatgcagatgacaccacccttttggcagaaagtgaagaggaaatgaagggcctcttgatgaaagtgaaagaggagagtgaaaaagttggcttaaagctcaacattcagaaaacgaagatcatggcatctggtcccatcagttcgtgggaaatagatggggaaacggtggaaacagtgtcagactttattttttttttggctccaaaatcactacagatggttattgcagccatgaaattaaaagatgcttactccttgaaaggaaagttatgaccaatctagacagaatattcaaaagcagagacattacttgccaacaaaggtccatctagtcaaagctatggtttttccagtgatcatgtatggatgtaaaagt
The sequence above is a segment of the Budorcas taxicolor isolate Tak-1 chromosome 12, Takin1.1, whole genome shotgun sequence genome. Coding sequences within it:
- the LACC1 gene encoding purine nucleoside phosphorylase LACC1, translating into MAEAVLIDLFGLKLNSQKNCHQTLLKTLNAVRYHDGAKAKFFCIMCCSNISCDHDNCELETGNGLSALLREFEIVSNPSMAASLYTIKQKVDEKNLSCIKVIVPVHRKTLMKAFIDQLFTDVYNFEFEDLQMTLKGGLLKQSTEVNIITSQELEAIQNEIETYLRSLPALKGELTIITSPLISDTFIHGFTTRTGGISYIPTLSSFNLFSSSKRRDPKAVVQENLRRLGKAAGFNANKFYQIKTDHANDVWIMGRKEPESYDGITTNQRGVTIAALGADCIPIVFADPIKKACGVAHSGWRGTLLGVAMATVNAMRAEYGCSLEDIIVVLGPSVGPCCFTLPRESAKAFHNLDPGCVRLFDSPNPYVDIRKATRILLERGGILPQNIQDQNQDLNLCTSCHPDKFFSHVRDGPNFGTQIGFISVRE